The Deinococcus radiopugnans ATCC 19172 nucleotide sequence ATCAGGGTCAAAAGCCCGGCTGGGCGCGCTCGATCTTCATGAATCGTCATGTACTGCTCCTTGGAACCGTGGGCCCGCCGGGACAACGGGCGTGAGAGGACCGGCGGCCGGCTGGCCGGACAAGTCGGTGCTGTCCGGAAGACAGGAGCCACAGACGAGATCAGGTTCCAGGATAGGCAGGCTGTTCTTACAGGAGTTGCACGTTCCGGCCCGTGTCCTGCAGTGAAGGCCGCCTGACCCGGTTCTTCCTGACGCATCATCCCCCCATACGAAGCAGGGTGTAATTCGCCGTCCTGAACGAAGTCCAGCAACTGTCAGGCGTCAGGGAGGAGAGAGAAGTCCACTCTCCATTATTTGGTCTAGGACGCCCCAGCACGAAGGCTGCGGGAGACCCAGAATCCGCTCACTTCTGCATGCCTGTGCACTAAAGCGTCGGAGAACTCTGATGTGAATTGGGCACAGTCTAGCTCTGACCCTTCACCAGAGCAGGCTCAGTCAGGGAGTGACGACGAGAACGTGCCCCAGCCCCGCTACCAGAAGGCATCCGTCGCCGGCAGCGAGCGGGCGAACAGGTAGCCCTGACCCAGGTGACAGCCCAGGTCCCTCAGCAGCTCAAGTTCTTCCCCAGTTTCCACACCCTCCGCGACCGTCTCCAGCCCTAGGCTCTGCGCCAACATGAGGATGGCCTTCGCCACGTTGGAGCGCGCTGATCCGCGAGCGGCCGCGTGAGCGCTCCCTCTCATGCGGCTGGGACGGCAAAGGCGTCCATCCCCGCCAGAGCGAGTGCCGCTCACCCCACCACGCGGTCTGCCTCCGCGTCCTCCATGGCCGCGGCCGGGCGCTGATGTGGCAACGCAAACGATACCGTGGTGCCCTGATCCAGCACGCTGCTGGCCCAGATGCGGCCCCCGTGGCGCAGGATGATGCGCCGCGAGGTGGCCAGCCCGATCCCGGTACCCTCAAAGTCGCTGTGCCGGTGCAGCCGCTGGAAAGGACCAAACAGCTTGACCTGGTACTTTGGATCAAAGCCCACC carries:
- a CDS encoding EAL domain-containing protein; this encodes MRGSAHAAARGSARSNVAKAILMLAQSLGLETVAEGVETGEELELLRDLGCHLGQGYLFARSLPATDAFW